The DNA sequence GCAATCCACCCAGCGTTTCATGCTCTCAAACTGCTGTTTGAGGATGCCCGTGTCACCGAACCGCTGGTACTGCGTCCACGGCACGATGGTCGCTGCATCGCTCCAGGCCGCCACCGGGCTCAAACCGAACTCCAGCACGTTGGGCACCACGAAAGGCACGACCCCTTCAGGGGACTGTTCGGCCTGCAGGTCCCTCAGCCACGAACTCAAAAACCCCCGGGTGTCATACAGGAAACTTGCTGTGGGCGCAAAAGCCTGAATGTCTCCGGTCCAGCCCATGCGTTCATCCCGTTGCGGGCAGTCGGTCGGCACATCCAGAAAGTTCCCCCGCATCCCCCACACCACGTTTTGGTGAAACTGGTTGATCAGGGGGTCCGAGCACTCAAACCACCCGGTCCGCTCCAAGTCACTGTGCACCACCACCGCCTCAATGTCTGCAGGGTTCAGTTCCCCTGGCCAGTTCTCGATCTGGGCGTACCGGAACCCGTGAAAAGTGAAGTGGGGCTCATACACTTCCACCCCGTTTCCTTTCAGGGTGTAGGTGTCGGTGTTCGCAGCATGCCTGAGGGGCCTGATGCCCAGTTCGCCGTTCTCGAGCACTTCAGCGTGCCTGAGGGTCACGGTGTGGCCCCTCTCGCCTCGCACTTTGATGTTCAGCCAGCCAACCAGGTTCTGTCCGAAGTCCAGCACTGTTTTGCCTGATGGGGTCTGGATCACCTCTTGCACTTTCACGGATTCGATCCTGCGCACGGGTGGGCCTTCGGGGGCGACCAGGGTGGTGAAGTTGAACGGCAGGGTCTGCACATTCTTCCAGCCCTGGTCGTCAAAATCTGCTGTGTCCCACCCCGGCTGTTCTTTGCGGGCGTCGTAGCGTTCCCCGTCGTAAATGTCGTCGAACTGAATCGGCCCTTCACTCCACGTCCAGCTGTCATCGGTGGTGAGGGTGACGGTTTGACCGGTTTCCAGTTCGACTTCGAGTTGCGCGAGCAGGCCCAGGGTGTTGCCATAAAGGTTGCGTCTTCCGCCTCCAAAACCGAGCCTGCCCCGGTACCAGCCGTTTCCAAGCATCGTTCCGATGGCATTTTCACCCTTTTTCAGCAGTCCGGTGACGTCGAAGGTGTGGTACCTCAGGCGGGTGGTGTAGCTGGTCCAGCCTGGCGAGAACAGTTGATCGCTGACCCTCTGTCCGTTGATGCGGGTGTCGTGCAACCCCAGGCTGGTGATGTACAGCCGTGCAAGGCGCGGGTGGCCGGGGAGGTTGAAGTGTTTCCTCAGCAGGGGGGCCGGTCCAGGTGTCTGGGGGTCTTCTTCCCTTCGTGGACCGACCATCTGGGCGGTCCAGTCCTCGCTCTCAAGCAGTCCGGCTTCCAGGGTGAGGGGGGCACTCCATTCGGAGGGATGCCCATCGTTTCCAGTGGTTCGGACCTGCAAGGTGACTTTTTCGCGGGACTTCAGGGGCCGGAACGGCCAGTCGACCAACACCGATTCCCTTCCGGAAACCTGTCCGGTGGTGTGGTGTTCTCCGTTTGCAAAGACCGCTTCGATTTCGAAGTGGGTTTGCAGCCAGTGGGATGTTTCGGTGTGGGTCTTCCAGGAGAGGCGGGGTTGGCCGGTCCCCAAGCCGGGGTGGGCCTGGGGGTGGTGTTCTGCGTGGAAGCCGGTGATGGTGGTCATGCTGGGGCGGTCCGGGTTGACGGTGGGAGGGTGGGGGTGGGATCGGGTCATGGGACGCTCCTGGGGTTTGGGTTCAGCCTTTGACGGCGCCGCTGGTGATGCCGTTGATGTAGTAGCGCATCAGGGTGGAGAAAATCAGCACCAGGGGGAGGCTGGCGAGCACGTAGCCGGCCATGAGGGGTCCGAAGGCGGTGCTTTGTGCGCTGCTGCCGCCGTTCTGGAAGCCGACCAGGGCCATGGTGACCGTCTGGGTTTCGCGGCTGAGCACCAGTTGGGGGAGCAGCAGGTCGTTCCACACGGGGATGAAGCTGATGATGCCGACGCTGATCAGGGCGGGAACGGAGAGCGGCAGGGCAATCTGGGTGAAGATTTGCAGGTCGCTGGCCCCGTCGATGTGGGCTGCTTCGAAGAGTTCTCTGGGGAGGCCCTGGAAGTAGTTGCGCATCACCAGGATGCAAAAGGCCTGTCCGGCGGCGATGTAGGTGAGGATGAGGCCCCAGTGGTTGTCGCCCAGCCCGAATTTTTTGAGTTGCAGGTACAGGGGGATCAGGGTGAGGAAGCTGGGAATGAACAGAAGCAGCAGCACCATCACGTACAGGACGTTCTTGCCGGGAATGTAGAGCCGTGCGAAGGCGTAGGCGGCCACCGAGCCGACGAGCAGGATGCCCAGCACGCTCATCACCGAGATGAAGGTGGAGTTCCACAGGGGCCCGTCGACGACCTGCCAGGCGGTGAGGTAATTCTCCCAGCGGAGGGTGGTGGGGAGGGAGAGCAGGTTCTGGGAGAACTCACCGAGGTTCTTGAAGGAGTTGGTCAGCACGAAGTACATCGGGAAGAGGCTGGCGAGGGCCAGGAAGGCCAGCACGAGGTGTTTGGGGAGGTCCTGGACGTTGGCTTTGCGGGTCCGGCTTTGGGTGGTGGCGGTGACGGAGCGTCTCATTGGTTTCTCCTCTGGGCAATCTGGGAGATCACGCTGAACAGGGCGGTGACCAGGAACAGCACGAAGGACTGGGCCATGCTGTAGCCGAACTGTCCGTACTGCACGCCGGTGTTGTACATGTAGAGGGCGGGGAGGGTGGTGGAGTAGCCGGGTCCTCCGTTGGTCATCACCAGGGGGGCGAGGATGTTCTGGGTTGAGCCGATGATGGTGAGCATGAGGATCAGGCTGAATTGGGGGAGGAGCAGGGGGATGTCGATGGAGAAAATCCTGCGCCAGGGGGTGCACCCGTCAATTTCGGCGGCTTCGTAGACTTCCCCGGGGATGCTTTGCAGCCCGGTGTAGAGCAGCAGCAGGTTGAAGGGGATCACGTAGGGGAAGCCCATCAGGATGATCGCACCGAGGGCGGTGGCGGGTTCGGCCAGCCAGGTGTGGGTGAGGTTCTGGAGGTGCAGGAAGTTCAGGATCTGGTTGACGGTGCCTTCGGTTTTGTAGAAGTACATCCACAAGAGGATCATCACCACGGTGGGGACCACCAGGGGGATCACGAACATGCTGCGGTACAGGTACTGGGAGAAGTGGTTTTTGAGGGCAAAGATCAGTTCGGCGGCCAGGAAGGGGAACAGGGTGTGGATGACGATGGTGACGGCGGCGTAAATCAGGTTGTTGAGGGCGGCCTGGCCCATCACGGGGTCGCTGAACACCCGCTGGAAGTTCTCAAGGCCCACGAATCGGGGGGTGTTGAAGCCGTCCCAGTCGGTGAATGCCCCGGAGAGTGCCGTCCAGGCAGGGTAGTAGAAAAACACCCCCAAAAACAGGAAGGCAGGCAAGACGAACAGGAGTCCCAGGCGGCCTTTCCACAACTTGCCCAGCAGGTGGGCGATGGGGTGGGTGTCCCTGGTGGGTTTTTTCTGGACGAGGGTGGGGGTGATGTTCTTCATGGGGCTCCTTGGGGGGAGGGGCGTTCACCCCTCCCGGGCGGGTTCACTCACTGGTATTTCTTGAGGTCGATGACGCCGTTTTCCCGTTCGAAGTCCCTGAGGGCCTTGTCGAGGTTGGCTTGCACCTGGTTGGTGGCGGTTTGCAGGTCAATCGAGCCGGTGAGGTACAGCCCGAAGGTGCGTTGCATGTCCTGGTCGAGGGAGGAGGAGACGCTGTCCAGCCACACCGGGGTGAGTTTGGTTTCGGATTGCTCGAGCAGCAGGTCGGTGCCGGGGGCGG is a window from the Deinococcus roseus genome containing:
- a CDS encoding carbohydrate ABC transporter permease; translation: MKNITPTLVQKKPTRDTHPIAHLLGKLWKGRLGLLFVLPAFLFLGVFFYYPAWTALSGAFTDWDGFNTPRFVGLENFQRVFSDPVMGQAALNNLIYAAVTIVIHTLFPFLAAELIFALKNHFSQYLYRSMFVIPLVVPTVVMILLWMYFYKTEGTVNQILNFLHLQNLTHTWLAEPATALGAIILMGFPYVIPFNLLLLYTGLQSIPGEVYEAAEIDGCTPWRRIFSIDIPLLLPQFSLILMLTIIGSTQNILAPLVMTNGGPGYSTTLPALYMYNTGVQYGQFGYSMAQSFVLFLVTALFSVISQIAQRRNQ
- a CDS encoding carbohydrate ABC transporter permease, whose protein sequence is MRRSVTATTQSRTRKANVQDLPKHLVLAFLALASLFPMYFVLTNSFKNLGEFSQNLLSLPTTLRWENYLTAWQVVDGPLWNSTFISVMSVLGILLVGSVAAYAFARLYIPGKNVLYVMVLLLLFIPSFLTLIPLYLQLKKFGLGDNHWGLILTYIAAGQAFCILVMRNYFQGLPRELFEAAHIDGASDLQIFTQIALPLSVPALISVGIISFIPVWNDLLLPQLVLSRETQTVTMALVGFQNGGSSAQSTAFGPLMAGYVLASLPLVLIFSTLMRYYINGITSGAVKG
- a CDS encoding glycoside hydrolase family 78 protein — encoded protein: MTRSHPHPPTVNPDRPSMTTITGFHAEHHPQAHPGLGTGQPRLSWKTHTETSHWLQTHFEIEAVFANGEHHTTGQVSGRESVLVDWPFRPLKSREKVTLQVRTTGNDGHPSEWSAPLTLEAGLLESEDWTAQMVGPRREEDPQTPGPAPLLRKHFNLPGHPRLARLYITSLGLHDTRINGQRVSDQLFSPGWTSYTTRLRYHTFDVTGLLKKGENAIGTMLGNGWYRGRLGFGGGRRNLYGNTLGLLAQLEVELETGQTVTLTTDDSWTWSEGPIQFDDIYDGERYDARKEQPGWDTADFDDQGWKNVQTLPFNFTTLVAPEGPPVRRIESVKVQEVIQTPSGKTVLDFGQNLVGWLNIKVRGERGHTVTLRHAEVLENGELGIRPLRHAANTDTYTLKGNGVEVYEPHFTFHGFRYAQIENWPGELNPADIEAVVVHSDLERTGWFECSDPLINQFHQNVVWGMRGNFLDVPTDCPQRDERMGWTGDIQAFAPTASFLYDTRGFLSSWLRDLQAEQSPEGVVPFVVPNVLEFGLSPVAAWSDAATIVPWTQYQRFGDTGILKQQFESMKRWVDCLVALTGERKLWDMGFQYGDWLDPDAPPERPENAKTPAAVVATAYFARSAQIVADAARVLGRDTDQVKYSQLAQQVRDAFQREYVTPSGRVLGDATTAYSLALEFQLINDGQQRQLAGRRLADLVRVSKHHISTGFVGTPIICDALCSVGEVETAHLLLTQTECPSWLYPVTMGATTVWERWDSMLPDGTINPGEMTSFNHYALGAVADFLHRCVAGLAPAGPGYREIRFQPQVQGKFTSAAATFDSPYGRVESRWKVEGGTLECTVILPPNTTGTVHLPARDAIMVGSGTHHFQLALPQTQPPRLTWHTRVRDLLDQRESYRGFLRVLGSHSEDAVRHFDSGTAGILNFTLEQAVPPVPNQQPLRERIQQWLDQHNP